One region of Paraburkholderia acidiphila genomic DNA includes:
- the hpaR gene encoding homoprotocatechuate degradation operon regulator HpaR, translated as MLLLRAREKMMERFRPLITSHGLTEQQWRVIRALNESGPLEPRQISDLCTISSPSMAGVLARMEALGLVTKERFADDQRRVLVSLTKKSHQLVKAISKELEARYKTLEAEVGPEVVERVYRAIDDLLAGLEE; from the coding sequence ATGCTGCTGCTGCGCGCGCGCGAAAAGATGATGGAACGCTTTCGCCCGCTCATCACGTCGCACGGGCTCACCGAACAGCAGTGGCGCGTGATTCGCGCGCTCAACGAAAGCGGGCCGCTCGAACCGCGGCAGATTTCCGACCTGTGCACGATTTCCAGCCCGAGCATGGCGGGCGTGCTCGCGCGCATGGAGGCGCTCGGCCTCGTGACGAAAGAGCGTTTCGCCGACGACCAGCGGCGCGTGCTCGTCTCGCTCACGAAGAAAAGCCATCAGCTCGTGAAAGCGATTTCGAAGGAACTGGAGGCGCGCTACAAGACGCTCGAGGCGGAGGTGGGACCGGAGGTGGTAGAGCGCGTGTATCGCGCGATCGACGATCTGCTCGCCGGCCTGGAGGAGTGA
- a CDS encoding winged helix-turn-helix domain-containing protein, which translates to MRERGADIADAVETPKVADASSPLILPLAAARTLHLAAQGLLAPPRRKATQDDVLDAIRRMAQLQIDTIHVVARSPYFVLFSRIGAFEPAWLDAHLAQGRLFEYWAHEACFLPIEDYGLLRHRMLDPSGMGWKYAAEWHDQYRDEIDALLERIRAEGAVRSADFARAEGDKGNGWWDWKPEKRHLEVLFATGALMVAQRHNFQRVYDVAERVLPDWNDARDLPPRDEAERELLLRSCRALGVIRPDWAADYFRLPRRPYADALHALADAGELLPVRVEGWKHDAFVHREHAPLIDEAASGKLASTVTTLLSPFDPVVWDRKRAQALFDFDYAMECYVPAAKRKYGYFVLPILNRGRLIGRIDAKAHRAQQVFEVKSLHLEPGVRTSGRLVADLRRALQRCADWHGTPELRIGAAPDGLAAALLAV; encoded by the coding sequence ATGCGTGAGCGCGGTGCGGACATTGCGGATGCTGTAGAAACGCCGAAGGTCGCCGACGCCAGTTCGCCGCTGATTCTGCCGCTCGCGGCGGCACGCACGCTGCACCTCGCGGCGCAAGGGCTTCTCGCACCGCCACGCCGCAAGGCCACGCAAGACGACGTGCTCGACGCCATCCGCCGCATGGCGCAGTTGCAGATCGACACGATCCACGTGGTCGCACGCAGTCCTTACTTCGTGCTGTTCAGCCGCATTGGCGCGTTCGAGCCGGCCTGGCTCGACGCGCATCTCGCGCAAGGGCGCCTGTTCGAGTACTGGGCGCACGAGGCGTGCTTCCTGCCGATCGAGGACTACGGGCTGCTGCGCCATCGCATGCTCGATCCTTCCGGCATGGGCTGGAAATACGCGGCCGAGTGGCACGACCAATACCGCGACGAAATCGATGCGCTGCTCGAGCGCATTCGCGCCGAGGGCGCCGTGCGTTCCGCCGACTTCGCACGCGCCGAGGGCGACAAGGGCAACGGCTGGTGGGACTGGAAGCCGGAGAAGCGGCATCTCGAAGTGCTGTTCGCCACCGGCGCGCTGATGGTGGCCCAGCGGCACAACTTCCAGCGTGTGTACGACGTGGCCGAGCGCGTGTTGCCGGACTGGAACGACGCACGCGATCTGCCGCCGCGCGACGAAGCGGAACGCGAGCTGCTCTTGCGCTCCTGCCGCGCGCTCGGCGTAATCCGGCCGGACTGGGCCGCCGACTACTTCCGCCTGCCGCGCCGCCCGTACGCGGACGCGCTGCATGCGCTTGCGGATGCGGGCGAGTTGCTGCCGGTGCGCGTGGAAGGCTGGAAGCACGACGCGTTCGTGCACCGCGAGCACGCGCCGCTCATCGACGAAGCGGCGAGCGGCAAGCTCGCCTCCACGGTCACGACCCTGCTCTCGCCCTTCGACCCGGTGGTGTGGGACCGCAAGCGCGCGCAGGCGCTATTCGATTTCGACTACGCCATGGAATGCTACGTGCCGGCTGCGAAGCGCAAGTACGGTTACTTCGTACTGCCGATTTTGAATCGCGGGCGGCTCATCGGGCGTATAGACGCCAAGGCGCATCGGGCGCAGCAGGTATTCGAGGTGAAGTCGCTGCATCTGGAGCCCGGCGTGCGCACGAGTGGCCGTCTGGTGGCCGACTTGCGCCGGGCGCTGCAGCGTTGCGCGGACTGGCACGGCACGCCGGAGCTCCGCATCGGCGCCGCGCCGGACGGCCTTGCGGCCGCCCTGCTGGCTGTGTGA
- a CDS encoding FAD-dependent oxidoreductase encodes MGTITEAEVPESAELPSASRHSDTQPQPADAPFSTLSTRRHQMFPQLTDDEVARLARFGEHRHYATGDLLFRTGETGPGMFVLLSGSVKVFQRDGLGRERLIVEHGRGHFLAEVGQLSGGPALVDGLALEPVDAILIPPEQLRAAIVAEAELGERIVRALILRRVSLIEKGAGGPILVGKHDDPSLISLQGFLSRNGHPYSVVDERDEGMLCVVERFAARCEDLPLVICPDGSVLRHPSAPELATCLGILPELDGQRVYDVCVVGAGPAGLATAVYAASEGLSVIVLDSRAPGGQAGASSRIENYLGFPTGISGQALAGRAFVQAQKFGAHVAIPVTVRKLFCDEEPRRLETCSGDVRAHTVVIASGAVYRKPAIEGIDRYTGRGIYYWASPVEAKLCKHENVVLVGGGNSAGQAIVYLSTHARQIDVLIRKTGFESTMSRYLIDRIASLANVRVHGRSEIGGLGEDSGTLTSVRLKTPCPEGIDHFDSRHLFLFTGADPNTGWLRECGVKLDPHGFVLTGDNESCSLATSVEGVYAIGDARAGSTKRVAAAVGEGAAVVAQIHQRLAALRPVSVVAGVHA; translated from the coding sequence ATGGGCACGATCACCGAAGCCGAGGTTCCGGAATCCGCGGAACTTCCTTCCGCGAGCCGCCACTCCGACACGCAGCCGCAACCCGCCGATGCGCCGTTCTCGACGCTCTCCACGCGGCGCCACCAGATGTTCCCCCAGCTCACCGACGACGAAGTCGCGCGCCTCGCCCGCTTCGGCGAGCACCGCCACTATGCGACGGGCGACCTGCTCTTTCGCACGGGCGAAACCGGTCCGGGCATGTTCGTGCTGCTCTCCGGTTCGGTCAAAGTGTTCCAGCGCGACGGGCTGGGCCGCGAGCGGCTCATCGTCGAGCATGGCCGCGGGCATTTCCTCGCCGAAGTGGGCCAGCTTTCGGGCGGCCCGGCGCTCGTGGACGGTCTCGCGCTCGAACCCGTCGATGCGATCCTGATTCCGCCCGAGCAGCTGCGCGCGGCCATCGTCGCCGAAGCCGAACTCGGCGAGCGCATCGTGCGCGCGCTGATCCTGCGCCGCGTCTCGCTCATCGAAAAGGGCGCGGGCGGCCCGATTCTCGTGGGCAAGCACGACGATCCCTCGCTCATTTCGCTGCAAGGCTTCCTCTCGCGCAACGGCCATCCGTATTCGGTGGTCGACGAGCGCGACGAAGGCATGCTCTGCGTAGTCGAGCGTTTCGCCGCGCGCTGCGAGGACCTGCCGCTCGTGATCTGCCCCGATGGCTCGGTGCTGCGCCATCCGAGCGCGCCCGAGCTGGCCACGTGTCTGGGCATCCTGCCCGAGCTCGACGGTCAGCGCGTGTACGACGTCTGCGTGGTGGGCGCGGGCCCGGCCGGTCTCGCGACCGCGGTGTACGCCGCCTCCGAGGGCCTTTCGGTGATCGTGCTCGATTCGCGCGCGCCGGGCGGCCAGGCGGGCGCAAGCTCGCGCATCGAAAACTACCTGGGCTTTCCCACCGGCATCTCGGGCCAGGCGCTCGCGGGCCGCGCATTCGTGCAGGCGCAGAAGTTCGGCGCGCACGTGGCCATTCCGGTCACGGTGCGCAAGCTGTTCTGCGATGAAGAACCGCGCCGCCTCGAAACCTGCAGCGGCGACGTGCGCGCACATACCGTGGTGATCGCGAGCGGCGCGGTGTACCGCAAGCCTGCGATCGAGGGCATCGATCGCTATACGGGGCGCGGGATTTATTACTGGGCCTCGCCGGTCGAGGCGAAGCTCTGCAAGCACGAGAACGTCGTGCTCGTGGGCGGCGGCAATTCGGCGGGCCAGGCGATCGTCTACCTCTCCACGCACGCGCGCCAGATCGACGTGCTGATCCGCAAGACCGGATTCGAATCGACGATGTCGCGCTATCTGATCGACCGCATTGCCTCGCTCGCGAACGTGCGGGTGCACGGGCGCAGCGAGATCGGCGGCCTGGGCGAAGACAGCGGCACGCTCACGTCGGTGCGTTTGAAGACGCCGTGCCCGGAAGGCATCGACCATTTCGATTCGCGCCACCTGTTCCTCTTCACGGGCGCCGACCCGAACACGGGCTGGCTGCGCGAGTGCGGCGTGAAGCTCGACCCGCACGGCTTCGTGCTGACCGGCGACAACGAATCGTGCAGCCTCGCGACTTCGGTGGAAGGCGTCTACGCGATCGGCGACGCGCGCGCGGGCTCGACCAAGCGCGTGGCCGCGGCGGTGGGCGAAGGCGCGGCCGTGGTCGCGCAAATCCATCAGCGGCTCGCGGCACTGCGGCCGGTGTCGGTGGTTGCGGGCGTCCATGCGTGA
- a CDS encoding DedA family protein/thiosulfate sulfurtransferase GlpE, producing the protein MLHDLIAQYGPALVFINVLAGSLGLPVPAMPALVLFGAMAAMHPGSIGQQVAPVLGLAIFAMLIGDSVWFMAGRLYGGNTLKTLCKLSLSRDTCVKKTERFFGRWGVRVLAIAKFVPGLSLVSVPLAGAMGVPYRQFIGFDGIGAALWSGTGLLIGVMFAPQIDMMLAGASRLGRFAAVVVVALLVLYAVYRWQRRRQLIKKLANARITVEDLFRAMGGKPPPVVFDIRSEEKRKLDPYIIPGALFADERKLDEIVGKYPNDQKLVIYCSCPNEISAAWMAKKLAEAGFTDVVPLLGGLDAWRDAGRALESLQVLAHTEVPVNITPKAV; encoded by the coding sequence ATGCTACATGACCTCATCGCGCAATACGGGCCTGCGCTGGTGTTCATTAATGTGCTCGCCGGATCGCTAGGGCTGCCCGTGCCCGCGATGCCCGCGCTCGTGTTGTTCGGCGCAATGGCGGCCATGCATCCCGGATCGATCGGCCAGCAGGTCGCGCCGGTGCTCGGGCTCGCCATCTTCGCCATGCTGATCGGCGACAGCGTGTGGTTCATGGCCGGCCGCCTCTACGGCGGCAACACGCTCAAGACGCTCTGCAAGCTCTCGCTCTCGCGCGACACCTGCGTGAAAAAGACCGAACGCTTTTTCGGCCGCTGGGGCGTGCGCGTGCTCGCCATCGCCAAGTTCGTGCCGGGGCTGTCGCTCGTTTCCGTGCCGCTGGCCGGTGCGATGGGCGTGCCCTACCGCCAGTTCATCGGCTTCGACGGCATTGGCGCGGCGCTGTGGTCCGGCACCGGTCTGCTCATCGGCGTGATGTTCGCCCCGCAGATCGACATGATGCTCGCCGGTGCAAGCCGCCTTGGGCGCTTTGCCGCCGTGGTCGTGGTTGCGCTCCTCGTGCTCTACGCGGTCTACCGCTGGCAGCGCCGCCGCCAACTCATCAAGAAGCTCGCGAACGCGCGCATCACAGTGGAGGATCTCTTCCGTGCGATGGGCGGCAAGCCGCCGCCCGTGGTGTTCGACATTCGTTCTGAAGAAAAGCGCAAGCTCGATCCGTACATCATTCCGGGCGCGTTATTCGCCGACGAGCGCAAGCTCGACGAGATCGTCGGCAAATATCCGAACGACCAGAAGCTCGTGATCTACTGCTCGTGCCCCAATGAAATTTCCGCGGCCTGGATGGCGAAGAAGCTCGCCGAGGCCGGCTTTACCGATGTGGTGCCGCTCCTCGGCGGCCTCGATGCGTGGCGCGACGCCGGCCGCGCGCTCGAGTCGCTCCAGGTGCTCGCTCACACCGAAGTCCCGGTCAACATCACGCCTAAAGCTGTCTGA
- a CDS encoding thioredoxin family protein: MSYATKAPARKEIDSLSGAAVVEFGTDWCGYCQGAQPLIGAAFERNPQVRRLKVEDGPGRALGRSFRVKLWPTLIFLRNGVEVARVVRPQNAAELDEAFASLA, encoded by the coding sequence ATGAGCTACGCAACGAAAGCGCCCGCCCGCAAGGAAATCGACTCGCTCAGCGGGGCCGCCGTCGTCGAATTCGGCACCGACTGGTGCGGCTATTGCCAGGGCGCGCAACCGCTGATTGGCGCGGCGTTCGAGCGCAATCCGCAGGTGCGCCGCCTGAAAGTGGAAGATGGTCCGGGCCGCGCGCTAGGCCGCTCGTTTCGCGTGAAGCTCTGGCCCACGCTCATCTTCCTGCGCAACGGCGTGGAGGTCGCGCGCGTGGTGCGTCCGCAAAACGCCGCCGAACTCGACGAGGCATTCGCTTCGCTCGCCTAG
- a CDS encoding methyl-accepting chemotaxis protein has protein sequence MRNNQPVTQQEFDYPASQMLVSATDLKGRIQYCNPAFVAVSGFTKEELIGKAHNIIRHPDMPADAFADLWETVREGRPWTAIVKNRRKSGDHYWVRANVTPVSEQGTVVGYLSVRVKPTREEVRTAEAFYAQMREGRLRGVRLRHGSVVRTGLVGALQSLLRVPIATRIAFGYGAVPAVFAAAGLAAWQGLPPLPFWGAFGAACVCALGAWRLTTRHLGAPLAQMTTASTRMAAGDLTATLAVATNDDLGDVLQALNQLQANLTAIVFDVRSQIDGMLDAAHEISSGNLDLSRRTEMQAASLEETAATMDQLTTTVQANAEASARALDLARDAQSAAAEGGSIAAQMERTMTGITDASRRISDITGVIDGIAFQTNILALNAAVEAARAGEAGRSFAVVAGEVRMLAQRCAASAKEIKQVVDASVTEIAEGTRLVGNTTAQMRSIDEAVSRVSSIITEVANASGEQAEGIRQVNQAVAHLDSATQQNAALVEQAAATAQRLAEQADVLDEAVRLFTVAGAEAPKRAKPARTPARRESVNLAEAAEDVAA, from the coding sequence ATGCGCAACAATCAACCCGTCACGCAACAGGAATTCGACTATCCCGCTTCGCAGATGCTCGTCTCGGCCACCGACCTCAAGGGCCGCATTCAGTACTGCAATCCCGCGTTCGTCGCGGTGTCCGGCTTTACGAAAGAAGAGCTGATCGGCAAGGCGCATAACATCATCCGGCATCCCGACATGCCGGCCGACGCGTTCGCCGACCTGTGGGAGACCGTCCGTGAGGGTCGCCCCTGGACCGCGATCGTCAAGAACCGCCGCAAGTCCGGCGATCACTACTGGGTGCGCGCGAACGTCACGCCCGTCTCCGAGCAAGGCACAGTAGTCGGCTATCTGAGCGTGCGCGTGAAGCCCACGCGCGAGGAAGTCCGTACGGCCGAAGCCTTCTACGCGCAAATGCGCGAGGGCCGTCTGCGAGGCGTGCGGCTGCGCCACGGCTCCGTGGTGCGCACAGGTCTCGTGGGCGCGCTGCAGTCGCTGCTGCGCGTGCCCATCGCCACGCGCATCGCGTTCGGCTATGGCGCCGTGCCCGCCGTGTTCGCCGCTGCCGGCCTCGCCGCCTGGCAAGGTCTGCCGCCGCTGCCCTTCTGGGGCGCGTTCGGCGCGGCCTGCGTGTGTGCGCTCGGCGCCTGGCGCCTCACCACGCGCCACCTCGGCGCGCCGCTCGCGCAAATGACCACGGCCTCCACGCGCATGGCCGCGGGCGACCTCACGGCCACGCTCGCGGTCGCCACGAACGACGATCTCGGCGACGTACTCCAGGCGCTCAATCAGTTGCAGGCCAACCTCACGGCGATCGTGTTCGACGTGCGCTCACAGATCGACGGCATGCTCGACGCCGCGCACGAAATCTCCAGCGGCAATCTCGATCTCTCGCGCCGCACCGAAATGCAGGCCGCATCGCTCGAAGAAACCGCGGCCACGATGGATCAACTGACCACCACCGTGCAGGCGAATGCCGAAGCGAGCGCCCGCGCGCTCGATCTCGCGCGCGACGCGCAGTCCGCCGCCGCCGAGGGCGGCTCGATCGCCGCGCAGATGGAGCGCACGATGACGGGCATCACCGACGCCTCGCGCCGCATCAGCGACATCACTGGCGTGATCGACGGCATCGCTTTCCAGACCAACATCCTCGCGCTCAACGCCGCCGTCGAAGCCGCGCGCGCGGGCGAAGCGGGCCGCTCGTTCGCCGTGGTGGCGGGCGAGGTGCGCATGCTCGCGCAGCGTTGCGCGGCGTCGGCCAAGGAGATCAAGCAGGTCGTGGACGCCAGCGTGACCGAGATCGCCGAGGGCACGCGCCTCGTCGGCAACACGACTGCGCAAATGCGCTCGATCGACGAAGCCGTGAGCCGTGTCTCGTCGATCATCACCGAGGTCGCAAACGCGAGCGGCGAGCAGGCCGAGGGCATCCGCCAGGTCAATCAGGCCGTGGCGCATCTGGACAGCGCCACGCAGCAGAACGCCGCGCTCGTCGAGCAGGCCGCCGCCACGGCCCAGCGGCTCGCCGAACAGGCCGACGTGCTCGACGAAGCCGTGCGCCTGTTCACCGTGGCGGGTGCGGAGGCGCCAAAACGCGCGAAGCCCGCTCGCACCCCGGCGCGCCGCGAGAGCGTCAATCTTGCCGAAGCGGCCGAGGACGTCGCGGCATAA